DNA from Verrucomicrobiota bacterium:
TGGAGTTTTTGGAGCAAGTGGCTACAATACCGCACAGACCGTGCTAAGCTCTTCCCGGTAGAACAATGAGCCCTTAGCCTGTTGTGAGAATGTTGGCCATATTCGTGGCACTCTCGATTTCTTTCTCAAGGTCAATACCCATGAGAACCTCTTTGTCCTCAATCAGATCCGTTAACTCCGCCCACTCATTACCGGCGTAGTATGTATCGAGCTCGTCAATATCTAGTCCTTCATCAATGACTCTCAGGGAGAGATCTGCTAAATGTTCTGCAGATAGCCCAGCCCTTGCATACAACTCTACGTTAATAACGTCATCCACTCGGCTCAGATCACTGTGGTGATAATAAATACCCATGGCAACATCATAAGGGAAACGCCATTTCAAGCACAGCACACCTGCTACGTGAGCATGAGTAAAATGTAGAACCGACTTCTCTGCCAGATCTTTAGCATGTCCAGAGTCTATGAGACCTGCTATTTCGGCATACTGTTCCGGCAAATATTCCATTATCAATAGGCTCCCCGTATCGTTCAAAATACCCGAGATAAAACCAAAGTTCTTATTTCCCAAAGCTGCCTTCAATAATTTCTCTGTTAGCTGTGCCTTGAGAACCGCGCGCCTCCAAAAGTCCATCCAGTTTACTTCTATAGTGAAGTTCCGGAAACTGCTTGCCACAGTATCCGCATAAACAATTTTGCGAATTTCCTTTAGGCCTATCCTGTAAAAGGCATCCTCAAAACTTCGTGTTTCCTCTCCTCTCGTATAGAGAGCCGTTCGGCTCATTCTGACGATTTTCAAATTTAAACCAGGATCCATTTTGATGCACTCCGCTAAGCTTTCCAGCTCTGTATTCGGATCCATAATAAGTTGCATCAACTTGTGGTCTGTAAAAGCCGCGCGAGGAATTTTGCTGTCGCCAAACAGTGCTTCTGCCATTTTATCCCGATGCAGACGGTTATTTGCATTGCTAGGCAAATGTGCCAGGATTTTTTCCAGCGGCATACTGGCCTCGTAAGAGACCGGTTCCGCTGATTCATCTAGGTTGCTCATGGCTTTTTTTCTTATCTTTGTGTGACTGCAGATATCTCAAATGTTTGCATTTTCAAGCTGACTTCCCTAACTCTTAGTGATCATGGGTAACGCTACTAGAACGACACTCGTTGTTTTAACTATCATCGTCCTCATATTGGCTGGCTTTTACTTTTTTTATGACAGCTACCAAAAAAAATCAGCACTCGCGGATAAAACACAACAAATTGAGAAACTAGAAGCACAGGTTAATGCACTAACCAGCTCGCTGGATGACCTGACTATCCAGAATCAGGAACTGGACGAGCTATTAAGTGGAGAAAAGGATCGGGCAGAAGAAGCAGCTCGACAGACCGAGATCCTTAAAGCTCGCGGAGCGCGCCTACAAAAAGCTGTCTCTGATACACAAAGCAGGCTTTCCAAAGAACGCTCCCTTTATCAGGAGCAAAGAAAGAAATTGCTCGATGAAATGCAAAAGAGCAAAAGTGCGAAGTCCACCCTTGAAGATAAATTAAAGGAAGCGATCGCTAGCAAAGACGTCATTATTTCTAATCTCAAAGGAAAGCTTACGGTAAATGTGGCTAGTAAGATCCTTTTTAAATCTGGGTCTTCGGATCTGATTCCCGAGGGAAAACAAGTCTTGGATAAGCTCGCCCTAGCACTTGAAGATGAAGACGACCAAATCGTGCAAATTGAAGGGCATACAGATAATGTTCCCATCAGCTCCACGCGATTTCCTTCCAACTGGGATCTATCCGCGAGTCGAGCGATCGCCGCAGTTCGTTACTTAAATGATGTTTGTAGCATCCCAGCCGATCGATTGTCTGCGGTTGCCTATGGACAACACCGCCCTATCGCTCCAAATGATACAAAAGAAAACCGTGCAAAAAATCGCCGCATTGAAATTATCTTAAGTCCCGGAGTCGAGAAAGTGATCGCAGAATAAGGACACTCAAACATTTGCTAGAGGAGATGAGAG
Protein-coding regions in this window:
- a CDS encoding OmpA family protein yields the protein MGNATRTTLVVLTIIVLILAGFYFFYDSYQKKSALADKTQQIEKLEAQVNALTSSLDDLTIQNQELDELLSGEKDRAEEAARQTEILKARGARLQKAVSDTQSRLSKERSLYQEQRKKLLDEMQKSKSAKSTLEDKLKEAIASKDVIISNLKGKLTVNVASKILFKSGSSDLIPEGKQVLDKLALALEDEDDQIVQIEGHTDNVPISSTRFPSNWDLSASRAIAAVRYLNDVCSIPADRLSAVAYGQHRPIAPNDTKENRAKNRRIEIILSPGVEKVIAE
- a CDS encoding HDOD domain-containing protein encodes the protein MSNLDESAEPVSYEASMPLEKILAHLPSNANNRLHRDKMAEALFGDSKIPRAAFTDHKLMQLIMDPNTELESLAECIKMDPGLNLKIVRMSRTALYTRGEETRSFEDAFYRIGLKEIRKIVYADTVASSFRNFTIEVNWMDFWRRAVLKAQLTEKLLKAALGNKNFGFISGILNDTGSLLIMEYLPEQYAEIAGLIDSGHAKDLAEKSVLHFTHAHVAGVLCLKWRFPYDVAMGIYYHHSDLSRVDDVINVELYARAGLSAEHLADLSLRVIDEGLDIDELDTYYAGNEWAELTDLIEDKEVLMGIDLEKEIESATNMANILTTG